One genomic region from Bufo bufo chromosome 3, aBufBuf1.1, whole genome shotgun sequence encodes:
- the LOC120993951 gene encoding chymotrypsin-like elastase family member 1, translated as MLSFLVLAALVICGQCHDDIRYFEDIDNDNGRVVGGTNAAKNAWPWQVSLQYLSGSSWYHTCGASLIRANRVLTAAHCVDRTVSFRVGLGEHSLSANDGTEQYISVSSIRKHASWNTNNVAAGYDIAILWLASSATVNTAVKLATLPASGATLAHNYNCVVTGWGATSTGGSLPAILQQVTLPVVAHATCSLSSWWGTTVKTTMVCAGGDGVKSSCNGDSGGPLNCAVNGVYQVHGIVSFGSSLGCNYYQKPSVFTKVSSYTSWINSVSNIYERHRKKNFHMYQLYTHLNIETRTLRRMGLWKSQDR; from the exons ATGCTCAGTTTTCTCGTACTAGCTGCTCTTGTCATTTGCG GACAATGTCATGATGATATCCGCTATTTTGAAGACATTGACAATGACAATGGACGTGTGGTAGGAGGAACTAACGCCGCAAAAAACGCCTGGCCCTGGCAG gtttctcttcagtatctgtctgGCAGCAGCTGGTACCACACCTGCGGAGCCTCCCTCATCCGTGCTAACCGTGTGCTGACCGCTGCTCATTGTGTGGACAG aactgtttccttCCGTGTGGGCCTTGGAGAACACAGCCTGAGTGCTAACGATGGCACTGAACAGTACATTTCAGTCTCTTCCATCAGGAAACACGCTAGCTGGAACACCAACAATGTTGCTGCTGG ATACGATATTGCTATCCTGTGGCTGGCTTCCAGTGCTACCGTGAACACTGCTGTGAAACTGGCCACTCTGCCAGCAAGTGGAGCTACCCTGGCCCACAACTACAACTGTGTCGTTACAGGATGGGGAGCAACCagca CTGGTGGATCTCTTCCTGCTATTCTCCAACAAGTCACTCTGCCCGTCGTTGCCCACGCAACCTGCTCTCTCAGCTCTTGGTGGGGTACAACTGTCAAGACCACCATGGTCTGCGCTGGTGGAGATGGAGTCAAGTCTTCCTGCAAT GGTGATTCCGGTGGACCCCTCAACTGCGCTGTTAATGGTGTGTACCAAGTCCATGGTATTGTCAGCTTTGGATCTTCTCTTGGATGCAACTATTACCAGAAACCATCCGTGTTTACCAAAGTCTCCTCTTACACCTCCTGGATCAACAGCGTAAGTAACATATATGaacgtcataggaaaaaaaacttTCATATGTATCAACTGTATACACACCTCAACATTGAAACTAGAACACTAAGAAGAATGggattatggaaatcacaggatcgatAG